From Argopecten irradians isolate NY chromosome 3, Ai_NY, whole genome shotgun sequence:
AAACATACAAGATTTTACACATCAACATTTCTAACCATTAGTGATCATGACTGCCACACCAAACTGTAACATACAAGATTTTACACATCAACATTTCTAACCATTAGTGATCATGACTGCCACACCAAACTGAAACATACAAGATTTTACACATCAACATTTCTAACCATTAGTGATCATGACTGCCACACCAAACTGTAACATACAAGATTTTACACATCAACATTTCTAACCATTAGTGATCATGACTGCCACACCAAACTGTAACATACAAGATTTTACACATCAACATTTCTAACCATTAGTGATCATGACTGCCACACCAAACTGTAACATACAAGATTTTACACATCAACATTTCTAACCATTAGTGATCACGACTGCCACACCAAACTGTAACATACAAGATTTTACACATCAACATTTCTAACCATTAGTGATCACGACTGCCACACCAAACTGAAACATACAAGATTTTACACATCAACATTTCTAACCATTAGTGATCACGACTGCCACACCAAACTGAAACATACAAGATTTTACACATCAACATTTCTAACCATTAGTGATCAACTGCCACACCAACTGAACATACAAGATTTTACACATCAACATTTCTAACCATTAGTGATCACAATGCCACACCAAACTGTAACATACAAGATTTTACACATCAACATTTCTAACCATTAGTGATCACGACTGCCACACCAAACTGTAACATACAAGATTTTACACATCAACATTTCTAACCATTAGTGATCACGACTGCCACACCAAACTGAAACATACAAGATTTTACACATCAACATTTCTAACCATTAGTGATCACGACTGCCACACCAAACTGTAACATACAAGATTTTACACATCAACATTTCTAACCATTAGTGATCATGACTGCCACACCAAACTGAAACATACAAGATTTTACACATCAACATTTCTAACCATTAGTGATCATGACTGCCACACCAAACTGAAACATACAAGATTTTACACATCAACATTTCTAACCATTAGTGATCATGACTGCCACACCAAACTGAAACATACAAGATTTTACAcatcaacatttcatttaaccATTAGTGATCATGACTGCCACACCAAACTGAAACATACAAGATTTTACACATCAACATTTCTAACCATTAGTGATCATGACTGCCACACCAAACTGAAACATACAAGATTTTACACATCAACATTTCTAACCATTAGTGATCACGACTGCCACACCAAACTGTAACATACAAGATTTTACACATCAACATTTCTAACCATTAGTGATCATGACTGCCACACCAAACTGTAACATACAAGATTTTACACATCAACATTTCTAACCATTAGTGATCACGACTGCCACACCAAACTGTAACATACAAGATTTTACACATCAACATTTCTAACCATTAGTGATCAAGACTGCCACACCAAACTGTAACATACAAGATTTTACACATCAACATTTCTAACCATTAGTGATCAAGACTGCCACACCAAACTGTAACATACAAGATTTTACACATCAACATTTCTAACCATTAGTGATCATGACTGCCACACCAAACTGTAACATACAAGATTTTACACATCAACATTTCTAACCATTAGTGATCATGACTGCCACACCAAACTGTAACATACAAGATTTTACACATCAACATTTCTAACCATTAGTGATCACTACTGCCACACCAAACTGTAACATACAAGATTTTACACATCAACATTTCTAACCAAAAAACATTGTAATGCATTAGGATGCAGAAGTAAACTCTTAACCATTTCATATCCAGGCTTAGTCATTAACATTATTGGAAAAAGAAATTCATGTCAATGCCTGGTATTGGGATTCAGTTCTGGGGTACATTACCTTTTCCTGAACTCAAAGTACACTCTGcagtttaaaacaaaattaatgggACTACAGTAAATCATATATAATTGTCTTGCCTTTCCCactttataaataatatttttaaaagactTACTGGtagtttacatgtatttgacagaCTAACAGCAAAAGTATCTCTTTTTAAGATTAATCCTTAAAGCATGAAATGATAAACATGAGAACTTGTTTAAGTCCCAATTTCtgtatctgtcttattttttcatgatttagaagaattttgaaaCTAGAattgtgtcagtatgacatgaaaTGTCGCTGCAACAACAAATTTTGATTGCTTTATCTTTAAAACAATCGATCCTACAGATCCGATGTTACCTACGAAACATGTGTGTTGGATACATAAAGTATTCAACAAATCAACTGCTAGCGACCAAAACTAGGTCATCGTCTGAAGCCACATACCGACTGGGAAACACGCTAATAATACAGAACAAGAGGTCATCTGACTCAAGGCACAAAACCAGTCACATtacaaagtagtggttaacaattaatataagcaataaaAGGAACACCTTAATTGAATATTTGAtaaacaaacttggaagcccttcatcctagtACCCTGTAGgccaaatatcaagtctctaggcctcttagttatttacaagaagttgtttaacaTCTTCCTGTTCGTGTGTTTTTGATGTGCTAAATAAGTGAAATTAGCAATTTTTTGTATATCTAAATTTCCACACTTTTGCTCTATATAATCATAAAGTGTTATAGACCATTGAAAAGTATATcatctgaattttttttttccaaatatagTTTTCACCGTTGACTTTTATGgtagtaaaggtcaaaggtcataaaAATCTCCTTTATTGGAAAAAGAAATTCACTTCACAATTTTGTGTTTCTTGATCATTTAAAGTATGGATCAAAACCAGAAACGGTAAAATTGAAGTTTCAATGTAAATTACAGGTAGTTCTGAAGATAATCCTATGAGTTCCGCAAGTTCAAATTCACGCATATTCTCGCTAATATTTCAGTACCCCGGTTAAGATACTTTCTTCAGTACgcatagtagtctattttatcattattttgatatattctgTGTATTAAATATGTCTTTGATTAAAGATTTAATGTATAATCGACTTTATTTAGAGAGACGTATCCCATAATGCAATACAGAAgctttatttttgtaaatttccaGATATGGCCTCGTGGTGTTTGACGCTGCAGAGATTGATTAAACGATATTGTATGTAATTTACGTGTTTAaacttgattgctgattatttcgTTGAAATCATGACGACAGGATTCCGGGAAATACACCTGTTGACAAATAACAGTCGGTAACAcgtgtgtaacacgtgtgcaagttagcagtcattcagaagagTGTTTTCTTGCCCTCTGCAGACATTTCTTGcacatacataatatttaaataatattttattttttatttgatattctaTACTTTTTGACgacttattattattatctcgATAACAACCCCAAAGAAAATCGATAGCGAATTCAGTCCACCATTGTGTTGTAATTGTAAACAACCACACTTCAGTCGGCTgattttccgtgaattaaacaattttccGATTGAACATGCATCTGCTACGTaatttttttcatctttattatattttcattacatattatatcttttaaacacttttacagcaattttttcgatgtataacttAACTTAAGCGGCaagtaaaacttacgattttcacataaGAATCATTacgtaataatgcaaaaacatcgtcagattttggttttcgtccatgGATAAGTCGCACTGGTGTATAAGTCGCACTCCTgtttttcagggaaaaaagttGCGACTTATACTCCAGAAAATACGGTAATATTGTGCGATATGTGTGACACACATGTGATAGATCTATTCTGAACTCATCGTATATTGCCGTATTCATAGGGCTGCAGGGTTCCGGGTGATAGCGAGAGAAGTAAAAAAAGGCTGCTCAAAGCAAAAGCTTCATCTAATCGCTGGATCCTGGCCTCCTTGCTTTTAAAGAAGAGCTTTTTAGTTATGCGGTAACTAGCGAAGAGTCATTGAGGTTTTTACACCGACACGAGGTAAGAGAGATGACCATCCCTGAAGCGTACAAGTGGATGTTAATTGATCGgataataaaattacaaaagcaAGGAGCAAAAGCAAAATGAAGTCCAAAGCTGAAAGCCCCGATGTCGGTACACCAAACACATTGCAAAACTCCAAATATAGTGCAAAACGACTTAGATAATTTGAAAAATCAGGTCGATACAAACGAATGTAACATCGGAAACACCAGATCTTCTGCATATACTAGATCTAATGGCAGTGACTCCCGTTAGTGTAAGATCTTCCACACATGTTTTTCTTATCGGGCACAGCCATATTATCTATCAAACTCTTGCAGATTTAAAACGCTTTTTGCGAGAATATTGTCCGATAAACTCCGCCCACTCGTTCTATCGCCTGGCGTCAGGTAGACTTTGTAAACTCTGCCCCTCCAGATGATTGACAGAATCACTCGACCAGACGATAATATCTGTCGCTCAACTTCCCGAGGTATTACATCAGTAATTTTGTCAACAGTTAGGCAATCACGGCAGTAACTTTTGTCCATGTGTTCTGGGTGATGCAAAGAGtaacttgatcaatttctaaacaaataaaaacttgCAATGCATGCTTATCTACATATGGTCTTAATCATCAGATCTATTATGGCCCAACTAAAATAGAAACAACTAAATTATTCTGTATAAATTCATGTTGActttattatattacataacCCCCATCCTAACGAGAATTAAACCTTTGACAAGGTTACCTCATCTGCCAAACGAAGCAGCATCCGTAGAAAGCGAGCAAGGTGCATTTGTCTGGCTGAGAGTTCCCCTCTTCCTGAATAGTCTGTTCTGTACAGCGCTGTAGCACTGTCCACTATCAGTAAAGCATATCTACAGGAAACAAAAGAAAGGTTAAGGCAGGTGTCATGGAGgcatataaaagaaaatatgttaaatttcttcaaatgatatttaaataatgtcAACATTTTCATCTAGTTTTTCCAAACACTTTTGATAGCTTGTAATTATTGCCATTCTCTTCACATCGTTACAGTGTCTGCCAAGACATGATGTTTTTAGCTTGGTTTTCTTTGATTGCTTCTGAAGCTACATGTCGTCTAAATAATTTACCTTGACTCTGACATCATAGCTGCCGCTTGTACCAGAAGTTGTGACTGGTGATCGCTGTTATAGGCTCGTGCACAGGCTACGTTGTCCAGCACGTCACTTCCTGACAGACCATATCTGTAAAGAGCACAACAAATAGGtgagtgttggtggactgtttataaaatttgtttatttctttatacTACATTTCATTATAGGCCCAATATGAATACATTCAGCAAAAAGACGCCTAGAAGCCTTAATATTCATCAGAGTGTTTTCTCTTTATGTCCCCTGGATTTCAGCAAAGACCAATGTGTGCAGAGTATCAATACCAAAACAGTTACACCGATTCAAAAGTTCATAGCTTCTTTTCTTAAATTGATTTGATGAGTCAAGaataacattttgatatgtCTTTGTcttttgaccaattttggccccaccccttgGGCCCCTGGGGATCACTCAGAGATCATCTGTTCATAACATTCTACTAAGTTTGACTTGTTTCCTATAGGAATTGAACAAATAATAATgcacaaaaatgtgtttttaactatagtaaaattaacCCCCTCCTCAAGGGGGAAAACCAGAAACCCAAGggtcatgaaattcacaatttttttaatggACCTAAAGACacttccatctatgaagagtttttttgtcattttcacattttttttagtGCTGCTCCACAGGCCCCTGGGGTTGGGAACCTATAATTCACAATCTTAATTGATCTTTGCTTACATAACGTTTCCTaaaaatttcaatgaatttgGTCTGTGGTTTTGGAGAAGTagaaaatgttaattgtttacaGACAGTTGAGACATTAAATTAAGAAGTAAAAATTCAACCATTACATTCAACAATGTTATCAACATTTGATGACTTTAAACAGCAGGGAAAATGTAACTTGTTGTTTGCAATATTGCCAACCTCTCATGAGCAAATAGCAGGTGATCATCTTGAAAACGAGGGTGAAAGGGTCAAAACAAGGGTCATGTGCATAACACAATCTAATAGAAATTAGACTTGTGATTTTGCTCCACTATGATGCTCTatgttacgctccaatacaagatctaacaactctcataggggtcatgctgaggtgaccctgaACAGggtgttgttagatcttgtattggagcgtaacgtagagcatTGTAGAGGAGTGGAATTacaagtttttgttttgattggaTGGTGCACAACATTCCTCCGTACTTGCCCTAACTTTCTTAGGACTGTTCTGAAAGCATCAATGGTGTTTATTACAGGAGATCTAACTCatcaatcaaattattttgaaattaaaagcgTCCCGTACACAGATAACTTATGAAAAGATTTAAtcttaaatttaatttcaagtATTTCACTTGATAATTGCAGACCTCTCTGCAACTGCTAACAGCCTTTCTGGTCTAAAAGTTCCTTCTGTGTCTACATACAGTGCCTTTCCTTCGCCTCCTCCCATATCAATGGGTAACTGTAAACAGAGCAGGTCATTATCACAGAGATCTAGACAGATATTGAAATGTTAGTCTTTGTCAAAGAACCTCAAGATTTCTACCACTAATAGAAATGAACAAACCTTCTACACCACTTATTGAAATACTTGTATTCTGCAacttattttatcatattaaacACATCACAACTTAAACTGTAATGCATATATCAATTGACTGTATTGCATGAACTATTTGTTAATTTGTACTTTCTTTCAGGGTTTGGTGTACAGTTAATAAATCCACTATTGAATTAATTAAAGgtctttgtttttatataagtGGTTCCATAGCAACCACAAAACACAATGACCATTTCTACAGAATGAAACATTAATAAAGTATTGTTTTTAAGCCTAAACAGACTTTCTTAAACAAACATGAAGGAAAGTAGGTATTTAAATTTTACACatgttacattgtatacctGACATGTGACCGCTAAGGTATGACAAATCTGTGTTTTTCCTGTTCTGAACTCTCCAAAGATTTCTGTGATAGAACCAGTCTCAATCCCACCTGTATCAACAGAGAGACAAGTTCATGTATTCtttcatattgaaaattaaaaattatttggtTTAGAAAGGAAATATCATAAAAGTTTGCTACAACCTGTTTACTGTTACATAAAACTCAACAATGTCATATATTATACATTCCTTGTGTACAGGAAAACAAGTTCATGTATTCtttcatattgaaaattaaaaattatttggtTGTAGAAAGGAAATATCACACAAGTTAAATGAATTGCTACAGGTAATAAGAGTTTACATAAAACTCaacaatgtaatatattatacattccTTGTGTATTTTAATAAGTATTCATCAAAAAGCATTGttaattttttcaaataaaagatACCCGAGTAAAATAACCATATATTGTGATTCTTCATTGATAGATATGGTCAGTAGGTAGATACATTGCTGGGAAATCCACATTTAAAGTATTGTTTAGCAGGGATTTCCCTCATATATATGAAAAGGTAAGTACTATTTAATACCTTGTAAGAGTTTATCTAGTTCTTTTGAACCTGTGGTGACCTGAATAATTTCTGATCTCTTCTGGTGGAATTCTGTTGCTGTAGTAAATCCCATGGGAACCAGTTTAGCAGCCTCAGCCTAAAATTAGTGTAAAGCAAGCTACAAGTAGTATGGGAAAATAACATCTTCATATATATTCATTGTAAattatacaagaggcccatgggccttaacggtcatctgactattagtacaacatagtcgtttaaaattttagcctatttgccgcccgtgaccttgaatgaaggtcaaggtcattcatttgaacaaatttgatagcccttcatcccaacatgtaccaggtccaata
This genomic window contains:
- the LOC138319759 gene encoding DNA repair protein RAD51 homolog 1-like, giving the protein MAMQERRQAEQVLDVEDETFGPLPLSRLEANGISATDVKKMEDAGYFTVESVAYTPKKNLLSIKGISEAKADKILAEAAKLVPMGFTTATEFHQKRSEIIQVTTGSKELDKLLQGGIETGSITEIFGEFRTGKTQICHTLAVTCQLPIDMGGGEGKALYVDTEGTFRPERLLAVAERYGLSGSDVLDNVACARAYNSDHQSQLLVQAAAMMSESRYALLIVDSATALYRTDYSGRGELSARQMHLARFLRMLLRLADEFGVAVVITNGFHCRLYLRKGRGETRICKIYDSPCLPEAEAMFAINADGIGDAKD